The DNA region TTGAAGGGATCTATGGCCGATGCCACAACGCACTTGGCCCCCTGGGCGCCGCCGGTCGTATCGAACCACATAGTGATGGTCGCAGCGGGGCCGGTGTACCCCGTGGCCTGGGTCGGCGTGGGCGGCGCCTGCGTCGGGGCGGCGCTTGGGGCGGTGGGGGTGGGGCTCGGGGAGGCGCCGGGCGCAGCGGTGGGGCTGGGCGTGGTCCCCGCCGCCCCTCCGCAGGCCTGCACCAACCCTCCTACGGCCAGCGCCCCCGCGCCGGCGCCCACCCACCTCAAGAGATCGCGTCGCGTGATCCTGTGGTCGCGTGTGTTCCCCATAGTTACTGCCTCCTGCACCTAGAGTTCCAATGTTTCGACATGATCCTGTGCCGTGCCTACAGAGGTCTAGCCTACATCCCATCACCCCCTCATCACGCGGAGCACCTCACCACGAGCTCGAAAGGCATCTCCTCGGAGCGGCCCATGGCTGGGCCTTCCCCCCGCATCCGCTCGAACAACATCGCCGCGGCCCTCCTGCCGAGCTGCTCCTGGAACAGCTTGACGGTGGTCAGCGGAGGGTTGACCATCTTGGCCGTCGGGATGTCGTCGAACCCCATGACCGCCACCTCGTCCGGCACCTGCAGCCCGGCCTCCCTGAGGGCCAGCAGGGCGCCCATCGCCATCAGGTCGTTGGCCGCGAAGATCGCCCTGGGGCGCCGGCGCCCGAGCAGCCGCCTGGTCGCCTCGTAGCCGCCCTGCTCCGTGAAGTCGGAGCGCTCCAGTAGGTCGGCCTCCACCCCCAAGCCGTGCGCGCTCAGCGCCTCCAGATACCCTCGCAGCCGCAGCGGGCCGGGACCCGTGTCCGCGGAGAGCATCGCGATGGGCCAATAGCCGCGGGCGAGCAGGTACTCGGTGGCGGCCCTGGCGGCGGCGACGCTGTCCACATAGAGGTTGTCCAAGGGCCAGGGGCCGGTCTCCTGGGCCCGGGGCTCCAGGCGCACCACGTGCACCCCTCTCTCCAGCAAGGGCCTCAGGTCGTTGGCCCCCAGGTGGAAGAAGACGCCCACCACGCCATCCACCCTCCTCTGGAGCACCGAGCGCAGGCACTTGCGCTCCTTCTCCTCCAGGCCGTCCGTGTTGTACACGATGAGGTCGTAGCCCTGCTGATCGGCGACGTCCTGTATCCCTCGCTCCACCTCAGGATAGAAGGGGTTGGTGATATCGGGGATGATGCTGGCGATGGTGAAGGTCTTGCGCATGCGGAGGCCGCGGGCGTTGCTGTCGGGGACGTACCCCAGGCGCTCCGCGGCCTCCAGCACCCGACGACGGGTCTCCTCGGGCACGAGCGAGGCCCCCGGACCGCTGAGCACCAGGGATACCGTGGTCTGAGACACCCCCGCCAGGCGGGCGACGTCCTGCTGTGTGGGGCGGTTGCGAGAAGACACCTCTCCGAGCGCACCCTCCTTTTGGTAATACGTATTAGTAATACGTATTATAAACCCCTTTCGGGCGAAATCAAGCGCTGCCCCACAATATCTGCGGGCGGCGCGCACATCTTGACAGGGCCGGCACGCAGAGTACAATAAGATTACCATCAAGGTTCGTAACCGAGAATTAGGTTCATAAGCATGAACAAGCGGAGAGAGGGAGATGGGAGGCATAGGAGGTCGCCTACTCAGGGTCCTGCTGGCTTGCGTGGTGGGCGCGGCCCTGGCCGCGTGCGGGTCGCGTCCGCCCGCCGCCCCCACCTCACCGTCGGGCAAGCAGGAGGCCTACGAGCGGGGGGTGCTGCGGGTGTTCGTGTGCTGCCCCGGCGGTGAGGAGGACCTGAAGATCCGGGACAGGATCAACCGCGCCTTCGAGGCGCGGCATCCGGGGGTCACGGTCAAGCAGGAGACGCTGCCGGCCGGCACCAACTACTTCGAGAAGCTGCAGACCATGATCGCGGCGGGCAACCCTCCGGACGTCTTCGATATGTGGGAGGGCTACGTCCAGCCGTACGCGCAGGCCGGCCAGCTCCTGGATCTGGATCCCTACCTGCAGTCCGACCCGACCATAAGCAAGGCGGACTTCGACCCCCGCATACTGGAGGTCAACAGCTGGAACGGCAAGGTCTACTCGCTGCCGATCGAGTACGTGCCCTATCCCGCGGCCCTCTTCTACAACAAGGACCTGTTCGCCAGGGCGGGGGTAAAACCCCCGGACAGCTCCTGGGACTGGCGAGACGTGCTGGAGGCGGCCAGGCGCCTGACCGTGACCCAGGGGGGCAAGGTCACCCAGTGGGGGATAGCCTTCGACTACAGCTTCTACCCCACCTGGCTGTACTGGATCTGGGCCAACGGGGCCGACGTCTTCAACAAGGATCAGACCGCGTGCGCGCTCACGGACCCCAAGGCCACCCAGGCGATCCAGTTCTGGGCCGATATGCTGACCAGGTACAAGGTGGCCCCGACGGCGACCACGCTGAAGATGCTGGGCGGGCCCGCCAACGCGTTCAAGACGGGGAAGGTGGCGATGTACCTCGGGGCCGGATGGGAGCCGTCCGGCTTCGACCAGAACCCCAGGCTCAGGTACGGCTTCGCGCTCGTGCCCAAGGGGCTCACCGGGCAGCGGGCCACCTACCTCATGAACCTCACCTGGGCCATCTCGCCCCAGTCGAAGATGCAGCGCACGGCGTGGGAGTACGTCAAGTACTTCGCCACGGAGGGGGAGAAGCTCCGGCTGGAAGTGATCTCCTCCGTGCCCTCCTACAAGCCCCTCTATTCCCAGTGGCTCACGCCCGAGAAGGAGAAGAAGGGCTACGGGATCTACATCGAGGAGGCCAAGTACGCCCACATCCCCGGGGCGGGGGCGAAGTGGGACAAGATCTCGACGATCATCCAGTCCGAGCTGGACCTGGTGTTCTCCGGGCGGGAGCAGGCCTCCCAGGCAACGGCCAAGGTCTGCCCGCGGGTGAACGCCGAGCTCCAGAGGCGGTAGCTTGGGTGGAGGTAGCGATGGGCGTGCCGACGGGGTACTTCCTGGAGGAGACGATCGAGCTCGGCGTCAACAGCATCCTGGCTAGGCTGGACGCCGCCCGCCAGCACGAGCCCTACTTCCTCGTCAACCTCCGGAGCTCGCCCCCTCGGGCTGAGCACGCCAGCTGGGACTACTGCGACCTGTCGGGGCGGTGCGTGGACGCGCTCGCCCTGGCAGGGCAGGTGCTCGGCCGCGGATGGGGGGAGGCCGAGGAGGCGCTGCGCGAGTTCCTGCTGGCCCGCGCCAACCCGCGCGACGGCCTGTTCTACAACGCCGAGTCCCCGTGGTCCAGCTACGCCGCCGACATGTTCTGTCAGGGACGCGTGCTCCTGGGCCTCGTGAGCTGGTACCTGCTGACCGGCTCGTCCGAGGTCGAGGCCAAGATCGCCGCACTCATCTCCGGCCTGTCACGGATCGCCGTGCAGCGGGCAGACCACTGCTTCTACCCCAAGGACGTGTGGCGGGAGGGTCGGTGGCTCGAGGGCGGGCTCTGGAACGGCTCGGCGCCGGGCTACGCCGCGCAGCAGCTCATCGGGATGGTCAGGTACTACGAGGCCACGGGCAGCCGGGAGGCCCTGGCTCTGGCCGGCAAGCTGGCGAGGCACTTCGCCTACCACAGCGGGGCGATCGCCTGGGACGGGACCTTCCGCGGGCACACGCACAGCGGGGGCATCCTGCCCGCGACGCTGGGGGTGCTGAGGTACGCCCTGGCGGTGGGGGACGAGGAGCTGGCCGGCTGGTGCCACAGGGTGTACGCCCACGCCCGGCGGCACACCACCGCCTTCGGCTGGATACCGGACGGGCTAGGCCTCGACCCCAGCAGCACTCCCTACGCCCGCACCTGCGAGACGTGCGCCCTCGCCGACCTCGTCGAGCTGGCGATCAAGCTGTCCCAGGCTGGGCTGGGCGACCACTGGGACGACATGGAGCGGTTCGCCCGCAACCAGCTCCTCGAGAACCAGATAAGGGAGGTGGAGCGCATCCTCCCGCCGACGGTGTCGGCGGAGGACCGGGTGAGGGCCATGCTGCGCGGCAGCTTCGACAGCGCCGCCCTCCCCAACGCGCTGCTTGGCGACCCAGAGGGGGTCCTCGAGGGCTGCTGCACCCCCGCGGGGGTGCGCGCCTGCTGCCTGGTGTGGGACGCGGTGATGAGCAGGGATGCCGAGGGCGTCCACGTGCACCTGGCGGTCAGCCGCCACACCCCGTGGGCCAGCCTCGTGAGCCACGAGCCCCACAGGGGGGAGCTGCGCCTGCGGGCGCACCTGCCCGAGCGCTACTACCTGCGCCTGCCGGAGTGGGCAGATGGGCGGCAGGTCCGCCTCACGGTCGACGGACAGCCCCGAGCGGTGGCCTGGCGGGGCAGGTACCTCGACCTCGGCGTCGCCCGCGAGGGCCAGACGTTCGTCGTCACCTATCCCCAGCCCTCCGGTGAGCGCGTCGAGCGGATAGTGGGCAGGGAGTACGTGGTCGGGTGGAGAGGGGGCACCGTCACCTCCATATCCCCCGCGGGGGCTCGGTACCCGACCTACCTGAGGCCGGAGGTCGGGCGAGGGTACGAGCCGCCGGCGAGCGCCGAGCCGCCGGCGAGGGAGGCGAAGGTCCGATGGTAGGGCACGTCATCTCGCGTGGGGTGGGGCTGCGATGAGGCGGGCACGCAGCCACCGCGGCATCCTGACGGCCTCGCGCAGGGAGGTGCTGTTCGGCTACCTCTTCATCTCCCCCTGGCTCGTCGGCTTCCTCGTCTTCCAGCTGGGCCCCATCCTCGCCTCGGTGGGCATCAGCCTGACGGACTGGTCCCTGCTGCGCCCGCCGCGGTTCGTGGGGCTGGCCAACTACCGGCGGCTGGCCACCGACCCCCTGTTCTTCCAGTCGCTCAAGGTGACCGCCACCTACACGGCCGTCAGCGTCCCGCTCGGGGTGGTGGCGGCGCTGCTTGTAGCGGTCCTGCTCAACAGGGCCGTGTTCGGCATCTCCTTCTTCCGGACGCTGTTCTACCTCCCCACGGTGCTGGCGGGCGTGGGCACCGCCGTGATCTGGGGGTGGATGTTCGACCCCAACTTCGGCGTGGTGAACTACGTGCTCTCCATCTTCGGCGTGCGTGGCCCCGATTGGCTGGCCAGTCCGGAGTGGGCGCTGCCCGCGCTGATCATCATGAGCTTCTGGGGCATCGGCGGGGCGATCGTCATCTTCCTCGCGGCGCTGCAGGGGGTGCCCAGGGCCCTGTACGAGGCCGCGGAGATCGACGGCGCGGGGCGCCTCGCCAAGCTGTGGTACGTCACGATCCCCATGATCTCCCCCGTCATCCTGTTCAACGTCATCACCGGGGTCATCTCCTCGTTCCAGACTTTCACCTACGCCTACGTGCTGACGGGCGGCGGCCCCAACTACGCCACGCTCTTCTACGTCCTGTACCTGTACGAGAACGCCTTCCACTGGTTCGAGATGGGCTACGCCTCCGCGCTGGCCTGGGTGCTGTTCCTGCTCATCATCGGGCTCACGATCCTCATCCTGAGGCTGTCCCGAGCTTACGTCCACTACGAAGGGGCTCTGAGGGGACGATGATCACGACTCAGGCGGCCGACAGGACCAAGCAGCAGCCGCGAGCCAGGCGCTCCCCCCTGGCAAGGCTCCTGCTGGCCGCCAGCACCTACGCCACCCTGCTGCTGCTCGGCCTGGTGATGGCCCTGCCGTTCCTGTGGATGCTGTCCACGGCGCTCAAGCCGCCCGGCACGGCCTACTCCTATCCCCCGCAGTGGGTCCCGGACCGCCTAACGCTCTCCAACTTCCCGGCGGTGCTCCACCTCATCCCCTTCTTCACCTTCCTGCGCAACAGCGTGATGGTGACCGGGCTGGCGCTGGTGGGGGAGGTGCTCTCCTCCTCGCTGGTGGCTTACGGCTTCGCCCGCTTCAGGTTTCCCGGCCGGGACGTGCTCTTCCTGCTGGTGCTGGCCACCATGATGATCCCCTACCCCGTGACCATCATCCCGACCTTCATGCTGTTCAGGGAGATCGGCTGGGTGAACACCTTCCTGCCGCTGATCGTGCCGGCCTTCTGCGGGCCGGCGTTCTACGTGTTCCTCCTGCGCCAGTTCTTCATGACGATCAGCAGCGAGCTGGACGATGCGGCGAAGATCGACGGCGCCTCCGAGTTCCGCATCTACTGGCAGATCCTGCTGCCGCTCGCCAAGCCCGCGCTGGCCACCGTGGCGGTGTTCTCGTTCGTCGCCAACTGGAACGACTTCCTCGGCCCGCTCGTGTACCTGAGCGACATTGACAAGTACACCCTGGCGCTCGGGATCAACTTCCTGCGGGCCGCCAGGGCGGAGCCAACCGACATCACCATCCAGATGGCCGGCACCCTGCTCTTCCTCCTGCCGTGCGTCCTGCTCTTCTTCCTGGCGCAGCGCCTCTTCATCCAGGGGATAGTCTTCACCGGCATCAAGGGCTAGGAGGTGAGGGCTCTTTGGAGGGCTCGGAGCATGCCGAAGCCCAGCCTGGTGTCCGGCAGGAGGTAATGGCCCTCCGTCCACTCGTTCCAGGAGCCGATCAGCAGCACCCTGGGACCTCCCCTCCCCTGCAGGAACTCCACCCCAGCGCGCACGAACCCCTCGAAGACCTCGGGCGTCTCCCCCACCACCGGCCTCGTCCGCCAGCTGCGCGGGTGCTCCAGGTCCCGCGGCAGCAGGTGCCTGGGAGTGTCGTCGCAGCCGGGGCTGACGCACGGCCAGTAGGGCAGCGCCGACAGCCCGGCCTGCTTGGGCCACACCCGCTCCACCACCTCCCGGACGGCGTCCTCGTACCTGGGCAGGTTGTCCGAGATCGGCAGCCTGCTGGCCCCCACCGCCACCGAGTTGTACAGCCCGTAGCTGTCCACGCCCACGGCCAGCACCTCCCCCAGCGCCCGCAGCACCCCGGGCTCCTGGCAGACCGCGTGGAAGTGGATGCCAGGCAGGCCCAACCTGAGGGCCAGCTCCCTCAACCCCTCCAGCAGCCTCCTCGTGCCCTCCAACCCCAGCTCCCCCACCAGCAGCGACACGTCCCACAACCCCACCACCGGCCTGCCCTCCACCCGCCAGTACCAGGGATGCCCACAGTACCTGCTCAGGATGTAGCTCAGGCTCCGCCAGATCTCCACTCCATGGGGAGCATCGTACACCAGCTCGTACGCCCCAAGCTCCCCATCCTCCCACTCCCCCAACCACCCCTGCGAGGCCCTCGCCCCGGCCGTGGGGAACCAGTAGGCCCACGGATGGTTGGTCCACATCACCGCAAACCTCATCCCCCCACCATCCCCCACCCCCAACAAACCCTCCTCCAAAGCCTCATGCAGCACTGGCCCTCCCCCATACCAGTACCAGTCGAAGATGAACACATCTATCCCGGCAGCCCTCGCCAGCTGGATGTACCTGCGCCAGGTGCTGGGCTCCCGCTCGTCCAGCTCCCCAAGCAGGGGCGTCCTGGGCTGGGGATGCCCCTCAAACCACGGCCTGGCTCCCCGCAGCAGCACGTACTCCGTCCACCCAGGCCCGTACAGCACGTCGTTGAGCGCGCTGCGGTGATAGTGCGGAAACACGTAACAGCCTACCTCCATACACCCCTCCTCTTTTCTGGCTACAGAGACTCTATGGGCTTCCCCCAAGCGGGCGTGGGCTGCGCCGGCTCCAGGTCCGACGCTCGGCCGTAGAGCGGGTGGAAGGAGCCCTCCGGCTCCACCCGCACGAGGGTCTCGCCGCGCCAGTGGCCAACGCACCAGGCGCGCCCGCCCTCCGCCCCGACCTCGTAGTGGGCGGTCCGCGCCGGCAGCGGGTAGCGCACCTCGGCCGTCTGCCCCTCCTCCAGCCGGAGGCGGACGTAGCCGGCCTCGCCTGTCAGGGCCTGCCCACGCACGAGGTGGCCCCGCTCATCCCGCACCAGGGCCACCGCCTCGCCGACCCCCTGGGGCAGTCTGATCTCCACCTCCCCAGCGCCCCGGCTGAGGACGTCCAACCTCCCCTCCGAGGGCTCGTAGCTCAGCACCCTCACCCCCGGCGTCTCGACGCTGAAGCGTAGGTGGACGATGGCCCTCCCGGGCGCCTCCTCCACAGCGTGCCTCCACAGGTCGTAGAGAGCCCTCACCCCGGCGGCGTTGCAGCACTGCATGAGCGCCGCGGCGTCGGGGTGGAAGGCGTCGTTCAGCGTCGGGCGGGAGGCGAACCCCCCCACTTGGCTCTCGACGACGCCCTCCGAGCGGGAGTAGCGCCCCTGCCAGGGCGGAGGCTCGTCGCTCGGGGGCAGCGCCGCCACCGCTGCGCGCAGCCGCTCCAGGGACAGCAGCTGGCTCTCCAGCAGGTGGTTGCGCCCGAAGCGCTCCGCGTCGGCGTAGTAGCGTCGGTCCACGTGCCTGCCAAGCAGCAGCGCTATCTCGATCATGTCGGTGGTACAGCAGATCTCCCCGTGGCGCTGGCCCAGCCCCTCGGGGAACCAGCCGAACTCGGTGCCCCAGGTCTTGGCGTGCTCGTAGCTCTGCCTGGCCCAGCTCACGTACTCCCTGCGGTCCAGCACCAGCCCCAGCTTGAGCACGCCCAGGATGAAGTTGGACCTGGTGTGGAAGTGCGCCTCCAGCTCCCCCGCGGGCCAGCGAAAGCGGCCGTCCGGGAGGTACCCGCTGGTGTGGTACAGGGCGAACTCGGCGAGGCCACTGGCTAGCCGGAGGGCCGGCTCGTACCCCGTGGCCTCGTACAGCCGCACGGCGGGCACGATCGGGGCCGCGTTGTACTCGTCGATGCCCGGGCACAACCCGGGCTGACGGCAGCGCCAGCCGCCCTCCCTGTAGTAGCCCTCGGGGAAGAACAGCCCCCGGGGGTGCCGCAGCGCGACCGCTAGCAGGCCATCGACCAGCCGGCGCGCGGCCCGCAGGTACCGCTCATCGCCGGTCGCCAGGAACCTGGTCGTCAGCCCCTGCAGCGTGCCCCGCTGCGCCCAGTTGATCTCGGCGACGCGCTCGCCCTCCCTCCATCCGGCCATCAGCAGGTCCCTCCCCCAAGGCTCGGCCCACGGCTCCGGCGGCAGCCACGACAGCCCGGCCGGGTCGAGCAGCCTGAACATCCAGCCCTCCAACCGGGACTCCGCCCCCTCGGCCTCCAGGGGGTCCCTCCCAGCCATGATGTGCGCCAGCGTTAGGGCGTCTACATGCCTGCCTGTGCCGTCCCCGCAGTCCCACAGGCAGTGGTCGGCGCGGGGCGGGCGGGCGCGCCAGGATGCCAGGAAGTACATGAGCCCGTCCCGGGAGGCGTCCAGGAGGGCGGTCAGGGCCCTGGCGCCGAGCCGCGCGCGGGCCTGCAGGTCAAAGGGGTGCACGGTCTCCACTTGCCGACCTCCGAGATGTGTTGACAGCCAGGGTTACAGCTGCTATTATAGAGCTGCTGAGTTCAATGTCAAGAACAGGGTTCGGTATAATGAATCAGGGAGATGCATCGACGGGACAAGTGAAGTCGGCCGCGCGCGTCCTGGACCTGTTGGAGCTGCTCGCGGAGCACGAGGAGGGGCTGACGCTGACGCAGATCTGCCGGGCCCTGCGCATCCCCAAGAGCAGCGCCCACGCCCTGATCAGGACCCTGCTGGGGCGAGGCTACCTGGCGCAGGGCTTCCAGGCCGGCACCTATCGCCTGGGGCCGCGGACGTTCGAGGTGGGCAGCGCCTACATGCGCAGCGTCGACCTCATAAGGGAGGGGCAGGAGATCATCCGCCAGATATCCAGGCGCT from Thermobaculum terrenum ATCC BAA-798 includes:
- a CDS encoding LacI family DNA-binding transcriptional regulator, producing the protein MPDGEVGAAGGRDPHAARAAPTTQASRTLSRRPPMPPISLSPLVHAYEPNSRLRTLMVILLYSACRPCQDVRAARRYCGAALDFARKGFIIRITNTYYQKEGALGEVSSRNRPTQQDVARLAGVSQTTVSLVLSGPGASLVPEETRRRVLEAAERLGYVPDSNARGLRMRKTFTIASIIPDITNPFYPEVERGIQDVADQQGYDLIVYNTDGLEEKERKCLRSVLQRRVDGVVGVFFHLGANDLRPLLERGVHVVRLEPRAQETGPWPLDNLYVDSVAAARAATEYLLARGYWPIAMLSADTGPGPLRLRGYLEALSAHGLGVEADLLERSDFTEQGGYEATRRLLGRRRPRAIFAANDLMAMGALLALREAGLQVPDEVAVMGFDDIPTAKMVNPPLTTVKLFQEQLGRRAAAMLFERMRGEGPAMGRSEEMPFELVVRCSA
- a CDS encoding ABC transporter substrate-binding protein, whose protein sequence is MLRVFVCCPGGEEDLKIRDRINRAFEARHPGVTVKQETLPAGTNYFEKLQTMIAAGNPPDVFDMWEGYVQPYAQAGQLLDLDPYLQSDPTISKADFDPRILEVNSWNGKVYSLPIEYVPYPAALFYNKDLFARAGVKPPDSSWDWRDVLEAARRLTVTQGGKVTQWGIAFDYSFYPTWLYWIWANGADVFNKDQTACALTDPKATQAIQFWADMLTRYKVAPTATTLKMLGGPANAFKTGKVAMYLGAGWEPSGFDQNPRLRYGFALVPKGLTGQRATYLMNLTWAISPQSKMQRTAWEYVKYFATEGEKLRLEVISSVPSYKPLYSQWLTPEKEKKGYGIYIEEAKYAHIPGAGAKWDKISTIIQSELDLVFSGREQASQATAKVCPRVNAELQRR
- a CDS encoding beta-L-arabinofuranosidase domain-containing protein: MGVPTGYFLEETIELGVNSILARLDAARQHEPYFLVNLRSSPPRAEHASWDYCDLSGRCVDALALAGQVLGRGWGEAEEALREFLLARANPRDGLFYNAESPWSSYAADMFCQGRVLLGLVSWYLLTGSSEVEAKIAALISGLSRIAVQRADHCFYPKDVWREGRWLEGGLWNGSAPGYAAQQLIGMVRYYEATGSREALALAGKLARHFAYHSGAIAWDGTFRGHTHSGGILPATLGVLRYALAVGDEELAGWCHRVYAHARRHTTAFGWIPDGLGLDPSSTPYARTCETCALADLVELAIKLSQAGLGDHWDDMERFARNQLLENQIREVERILPPTVSAEDRVRAMLRGSFDSAALPNALLGDPEGVLEGCCTPAGVRACCLVWDAVMSRDAEGVHVHLAVSRHTPWASLVSHEPHRGELRLRAHLPERYYLRLPEWADGRQVRLTVDGQPRAVAWRGRYLDLGVAREGQTFVVTYPQPSGERVERIVGREYVVGWRGGTVTSISPAGARYPTYLRPEVGRGYEPPASAEPPAREAKVRW
- a CDS encoding carbohydrate ABC transporter permease, whose translation is MRRARSHRGILTASRREVLFGYLFISPWLVGFLVFQLGPILASVGISLTDWSLLRPPRFVGLANYRRLATDPLFFQSLKVTATYTAVSVPLGVVAALLVAVLLNRAVFGISFFRTLFYLPTVLAGVGTAVIWGWMFDPNFGVVNYVLSIFGVRGPDWLASPEWALPALIIMSFWGIGGAIVIFLAALQGVPRALYEAAEIDGAGRLAKLWYVTIPMISPVILFNVITGVISSFQTFTYAYVLTGGGPNYATLFYVLYLYENAFHWFEMGYASALAWVLFLLIIGLTILILRLSRAYVHYEGALRGR
- a CDS encoding carbohydrate ABC transporter permease; translation: MITTQAADRTKQQPRARRSPLARLLLAASTYATLLLLGLVMALPFLWMLSTALKPPGTAYSYPPQWVPDRLTLSNFPAVLHLIPFFTFLRNSVMVTGLALVGEVLSSSLVAYGFARFRFPGRDVLFLLVLATMMIPYPVTIIPTFMLFREIGWVNTFLPLIVPAFCGPAFYVFLLRQFFMTISSELDDAAKIDGASEFRIYWQILLPLAKPALATVAVFSFVANWNDFLGPLVYLSDIDKYTLALGINFLRAARAEPTDITIQMAGTLLFLLPCVLLFFLAQRLFIQGIVFTGIKG
- a CDS encoding glycoside hydrolase family 99-like domain-containing protein, coding for MEVGCYVFPHYHRSALNDVLYGPGWTEYVLLRGARPWFEGHPQPRTPLLGELDEREPSTWRRYIQLARAAGIDVFIFDWYWYGGGPVLHEALEEGLLGVGDGGGMRFAVMWTNHPWAYWFPTAGARASQGWLGEWEDGELGAYELVYDAPHGVEIWRSLSYILSRYCGHPWYWRVEGRPVVGLWDVSLLVGELGLEGTRRLLEGLRELALRLGLPGIHFHAVCQEPGVLRALGEVLAVGVDSYGLYNSVAVGASRLPISDNLPRYEDAVREVVERVWPKQAGLSALPYWPCVSPGCDDTPRHLLPRDLEHPRSWRTRPVVGETPEVFEGFVRAGVEFLQGRGGPRVLLIGSWNEWTEGHYLLPDTRLGFGMLRALQRALTS